From Qipengyuania psychrotolerans:
CGCGCGGAAAATATGCGGCGCTAACTTATGAGCCAAGCGCCCTGCCCGATGGCACGCTGGCCCATGCACGCGGCGGCACCGGAAATTACTCGATCACCATCACCGGAAAATCGGCCCATGCTGGCCGCAATCCGCACGAAGGCCGCAATGCTATCGTCGCGGCAGCCGACCTGGTGCTGCGGATCAAGGCGCTGGAAGCTGACGACATTACGGTCAATCCCGCCAAAATCGAAGGCGGCGCGGCTAACAATGTCGTGCCTGACCTCGCCATCCTGCGCTTCAACATACGCCCCAAGTCCACCGACGCCATGAACCGGTTCGACGGTCAGCTGGACACCATCCTCTCGGCCATTGGCGCAGAGCATGAAGTCGGCATCCATCGCCACGGCGGGGTGACCCGTCCGCCCAAACCGGTCGACGCGAAAGCGCAGGCGCTGTTCGATCTGGTCAAGGCATGCGGAGCCGAACTGGGTCAGCAGATCGGCTGGAAATCTACCGGCGGCGTATGCGACGGTAACAACATTGCCGCGACCGGCGTGCCCGTGGTCGACACCATGGGCGTGCGCGGCGGCGCTATTCACTCACCGGACGAGTTTATGATCGTCCCATCCTTGCGGGAACGCGCGGCCTTGTCGGCGCTGGTCCTGAGCAAGCTTTCGACCGGAGACCATCTGTGACTTTTCGCCTGCGCGCTGCGCACATCAGCGATCTTGAGCATCTGTACGAAATGGCCAAGCTGACCGGGGGGGGCTTTACCAACCTGCCGGCTGACAGGGCGGCGCTGACGAAGAAGCTCGAACGTGCAGAAGATGCCTTTGCCCGCCGCGACGGCGAGCTTGGCGACGACCAGTTCACGCTGGTGCTGGAAAACACTGAGACGGGACAGGTGCGCGGCACCTGCCAGCTGTTCACGCAGGTCGGGCAGCAGTGGCCCTTCTATAGCTATCGCCTCACCACGCTGACCCAGCACAGCCAGGAACTGGACCGCACGGTGCGAGCCGAACTTCTTAGCCTAGTGACCGATCTTGAAGGTTCATCCGAGGTTGGCGGCCTGTTCCTGCACCCTGGCGAACGTGCCGGCGGCCTCGGTCTGCTGCTGGCGCGCAGCCGCTACCTGTTCATTGCCATGCATCGCAGCCGCTTTGCGGACCGCATTCTCGCAGAACTGCGCGGCGTGATCGACGACCGCGGCGGATCCCCTTTCTGGGACGGCGTGGCCGGACGCTTCTTCGGAATGACCTTTCAGGAAGCCGACTATTTCAACGCCATCAACGGCAACCAATTCATTGCCGATCTAATGCCGAAACATCCCGTCTATGTCGCCATGCTCGACGAGGACGCCAAGAAGGTTATCGGCGTGCCGCATCCCAGTGGACGCGCTGCTATGCGGATGCTCGAAAACGAAGGATTTGCAGCACAGGGCTACGTCGATATTTTCGATGGCGGCCCCAGTATGACTGCCCGCACCGATCAGGTGAAAAGCGTCCGGGAAGCCCGGCCGGCCAAGATCGCCTCGACCGACCTCGACATCGGTGAACGTGCTCTTTTGGCGACAGGCGAACTGGGCACCTTCAAATCCGCCTATGGGATGCGCGAATTCGCAGATGACGGGACGATCTGCATTGATCAGGTTTGCGCAGATGCCCTCGAAGTAGGCGTCGGCGACATTGTCTGGAGCGTTGCCCGATGAATCTGGTCGAGATCAATTTTGACGGTATCGTCGGCCCTTCGCACAATTACGCAGGGCTCAGTCTTGGCAATATCGCCAGCGCCAGCCACGGCGGTGACACCAGCTATCCGCGCGCAGCCGCGCTGCAGGGCATTGCAAAGATGCGCTCCAATATGGAGTTGGGACTCGCCCAGGGCTATCTGTTGCCGCTACCCCGCCCGAACTTCGACCTGATGCGCAATCTTGCCCTTGGCGCGCAGGCCCCGCGGCAATTAATCGCTGCCGCATGGTCGGCGTCCAGCATGTGGACCGCCAACGCAGCGACGGTCAGCCCCGCTCCCGATACCGCAGATGGCCGCTGCCACCTGACACCGGCCAATCTGGTCACCATGGCCCACCGCGCACAGGAATGGCGCGACACCAAGGCCCAGCTCGATATCGCGTTCGGCGACAAGCAGCATTTCACTGTTCATGATGCGGTCCTCCCCACCTTCGGCGATGAAGGTGCAGCGAACCACATGCGGTTCTGTGAAGGTCACGGTTCTGCTGGGGTCGAGGTCTTCGTCTACGGCAGGCAGGGCGGAAAATTCCCCGCCCGTCAGCATGAACAGGCCAGCCGGGCAGTCGCCCGCCTGCACGGCCTCGGCGAGGACAATTGCATTTTCATCGAACAAAACCCCGATGCAATCGAGGCTGGCGCATTCCACAACGACGTAGTCTCCGTGGCGAATGAACGGGTACTCTTCACGCATGAACGCGCCTTTGCTGACAAGCAGCGCGCCTATGATGCCATCGGCGCCGCTTTCCCGGCTCTGCAAATTGTCGAAGTCCCCGAAAGCGCGGTCAGTCTGGAAGAGGCGATCCGCACCTATCTGTTCAACGCCCAATTGCTGACCCTACCCACCGGCGAGATGGCGCTTGTCGTTCCTACTGAATGCCAGGAAAGCGCCAGCGTCTGGGCGTGGTGCGAACATATGCTCGCCACCAACGGCCCAATCCGCAAGGTCATTCCCGTGGATGTGAAGCAATCGATGGCCAATGGCGGAGGTCCGGCATGCCTGCGCCTGCGCGTGGTCGCGGACCCGGCCACAGTCGATCCGCGCTTCATGCTGGACGAAGCCAAAGCCGACCGGATCGAAGCTGTCGTTGCTGAAAACTGGCCAGAGCAGATCGATCCGGCTGATATCGGCAGCGACGCTCTCGCCAAGGCGGTCATCGAGGCACGTGAAGCACTGTTAAGTGTCCTGTCCTTGGACACACTCGTTTAAGGCTCACCAACACAGTTAACGCGCTGGACTCTGCTTGTCGGGCGAGCTTACACTCATTTACGAATTAACCATTGAGATCGGCAGGCGCGCGTTGATGGCACGCTCTTTGCAGGTACAAGGGTTAAGAACCGAGAGAGTGTAAGCACCCCATGTGGACCAAGATCAAACGGCTGTTCGTGATCAAGACACGCTTTGAAGCGTTCCTGATCATATACGCCCTTGCACTTGGCGCGATGACCCGCGGCGCGAATTACACGATCGAATACCCCGGAGTCGGCGGCTGGCTGCTGATGTCAGCAACCGCAGGTGCAGTGTTCCTCGGCGGCGCAAAAATCCTCGACGCGATCCGGTATGAGCAGGAAGCGAGGCTGGCGGCGGAAGCAGAAGAAGCTGCTGCTGACCGCTAGCATTCCGGTGCAAATACCATTCCCGGCAATTTCGCGGTGCGCCCTGCCCGCGGTTTTCTAGCTTTTCGCCTGGCTGCCTTTCAGGAAAACAAAGGTAAAAAACAGCATGAAGATGAAGTCGTTGGCTCCGTAGATCGTGTAGAACACCCCGGCGAGGAAATCTTGCTGGTAAACGGAATCCAGCGACTGCGATGTGATGAAGCTCAGCCAAGCGGCCACGTAAGCCAGCTTCTCGACGACGAAAACTCCCACAAGCCACTTCACTTGGTCGTAGGTCTTGCTGACGGATATATACGCCAATCCCCACAGGATGATCGAGATCAGGCCAAAATAGCCCATGACGGCTGGCTGCGCATCCAGCATCACGTCGTTCGTGAGGGCCTTGGAGCAAATTAGCACCCCGAAAATATTGCTCAGACCAGCGAGCCAGAAGCCCTTTTTGATCAAATTATCCGTCATGTCTCAGTACCTTTGGATCGGGAATTTGGCTGGCTGCGCCATTGCCAAGCTTAGGGATAGAGATGTGGCCGACACCTCTCTGCCCGAGGACAAGGCCTTGTGACCGGTCACTGTCAAGCATTACGGTGCCGCTTTCGCTCTGCCTCTGACATTCTGCTGAGCCGATAAAAGGACAAGCGACCGATCCGCCATCAGCGCGAATGCGGACGTGACGTTCATGCTTGACGAATTCATAGGGGTTCTGACCGCGCTCCACCCTCTTCATTGGGTTCAGGGGCGGGACCGTGCACCTTGGCTACCGTGGAAAATGATCAGCAGAGGTGGGGGTTTCTGTTGCTAGCTACCCCCGGAGCCCCGGAATCCGCTTCTGTTGCCCGGTGGGTCCAACCGCGCTTTAGCTTTGTAAGATCAGGCCGTTAGGCCGTCAGATTACGCTGCGATTGCGAGTGCTTCGTTATCGTTTGCACTTATGAGTTGTGAACAGTTTTACGGGGTTTTCAGCCCGGGCAAAAACACTGTCTTTCAGCACACGTCGATCCTAGTTCGGCCCCGTCAAAAACCGCAAGAAACTGCGGGTTATGGTGGAGCCGCCGGGTACTGCCCCCGGGTCCGTTGTACCTATTGCACAGCGCCATTTATCGCCATGTCCGGTCGAAACCGGCAGCTCCCATATAGCGACGAAAGCCTTAATGTGAAGTGAGCAATGACAAGAAGGGCGGGAGCTGTCTGGCACCCCGCCCTACATTTCCTTAGCCCATGGGGCCGTTCATCGGTGCCCCCGGAGCGCCGCTTTTCAGCGCGTCACGGATTTCCTGGAGCAATTCGATCTCGGTCGGACCTGCTGGCTCTTCAGCCGCGGTCTCTTCTTCCTTCTCGAAACGGGCCTGCACCTTCTTGGCATAGCGAACCAGCATGAAGATGACGAAGGCGAGGATCAGGAAGTTGATCACGGTCGACACGAATGCACCCCATGCGATCACATTCGCACCGGCTTCGCGGGCTGCCTCGAGCGACATTCCAGCTTCGACTTCGCCGCTGAGCACGATGAACTTGTCGCTGAAATCGACTTCGCCAAAAATCGCGCCGACAATCGGCATGATCAGATCGGCGGTCATCGATGCAACGATCGTCGCGAAAGCCCCGGCGATTATGACTGCGACGGCCAATTCCATCACATTGCCCTTGGCGATGAATTCCTTGAAGTCGTTGAGCATTGTCTTGTGTCCCTCTTCTGCGTCCCTGAGGCGCATATTCCTGCCATTCACGACATTACGTCACAAGTCCCTGCAATCCTTGAATGCACAACAGACCGTGCTATTTATGTAAAACAGTATTTCATAAGGGGAAATTTCAGATGACACGTCTAGCCGGCCTCCGCGTCACCTTACTGGCGGCGTTCGCAATGGCCTTGTCCGCCTGCGGCATCAATTCCGTTCCCACCGCCGAAGAAAATGCGAAGGCCAAATGGGCCGATGTGGAAGCGCAATTTCAGCGCCGCGCAAACCTGATCCCGAACCTTGTTGAGGTGGCTCAGGGTGCTGCGGAGAACGAACGGACCATTCTCACCGAGGTGACCAACGCTCGCGCCCGCGCAACCAGCGTGAACATCGATGCCGCCGACCTTGGCGATGCCGAGAAGATGGCTGAATTTCAGGCTGCGCAAAGCGAGCTTGGCCAAGGCCTTGGTCGTCTGCTGGCAAGCTTCGAAGCTTATCCGCAGATCCAGTCGAACCAGAACTTCCTGGCTCTGCAAAGCCAGCTGGAAGGAACCGAGAACCGCATTGCTGTCGCCATCCGCGACTACAACGAGGCGGTCCGCGTGTATAACACCACGATCCGCACCTTCCCGGATATCATCGGTGCCAACATCATCCACGGTGCAGAACCGCTGATTCCGTACGAAGCAGCCACCGAAGGCGCAGAAATTGCACCTGAAATCGACATGACGTCGAACTGAGGACCGCAATGCGCCACTTCCTTGCCATCCTCGCGTTGGCGGGGGCGCTATTCGCGTCCCCGCTGGCCGCGCAGGAATTCCCGGAACTGACCGGCCGGGTCGTCGATCAGGCAGACCTGCTCACGCCGGAGCAGGAAGCAGCGCTTACGCAAAAGCTTGAGGCACTTGAGACCCAGTCTCAGCGCCAACTCGTCATAGCCACCCTGCCCGATCTGCAAGGGTATGACATTTCGGACTATGGGTACCAACTGGGCCGCGAATGGGGGCTCGGTGATGCGGAACGCAATGATGGCGCGTTGCTGATCGTGGCCCCCAATGACCGAAAGGTGCGTATCGAAGTCGGATACGGCCTTGAAGGGATCATGACGGACGCCTTGTCGTCGGTGATCGTCCAAACCCAGATCCTGCCGCAGTTCCGCGACGGCAATTTCCCTGCAGGGATTGAGGCCGGGACCGATGCGATCATCCAACAACTCGTATTGCCTGAAGACGAGGCGCGGCAAATCGCTGCCGAGGCAGGCCAAAAGCGCGAAAGCGAAGGCGGTTTCCCATTTGGCATGCTGATCTGGTTCGGCTTCATTTTCTTCTTTTTCATTCTGCCAATGCTCAGCGGCCGGGGCCGCAAGCGCCGTTACAAGCGTGGCCCGTGGGGTAATACTGCGCGTGACATCGTCCTCTGGGAAGTCGGCTCGGCAATTGCACGCGGCGCGCTTTCGGGCGGTGACGATTGGGGCGGCGGTTCGGGCGGCGGCTTCGGTGGCGGATTTGGCGGAGGTTTCTCCGGCGGAGGCGGTAGCTTTGGTGGCGGCGGCGCTTCGGGAGGTTGGTAATGGCCAAGTATTTGAACGCAGATCAGCACAAGCTGGTCTCTGATGCGGTTGCTTCGGCAGAGCAGGCGACAGCAGGTGAGATTGTGACCGTCCTTGCCGATAGGTCTGACGGCTACACCGATGTCGTCCTTCTCTGGGCGGCGGCACTGTCATTCACCGTGATGAGCCTTTTTGCTCTCTTCCCGCTGCCATTCATGAACTTGTGGGATTCCCTCATCGGCGGATGGATGCACGAGTGGACGACAGGCGAACTCGCCAGCATGACGATTGCCTTGGGGTTGGCCACGTTTGTGGCCACCTGGGCAGTGCAATTGTGGGAACCGCTCAAATTTTCGCTCATCCCACGACCTGTGAAAATGGCCCGTGTCCACGCCCAGGCTGTCAAACATTTCAAGGTTGGCGCGGAACGCCGAACGCATGGCCGCACCGGTGTCTTGCTCTACCTCTCGATGCGCGAGCACCGGGCGGAAATCGTGGCCGACGAACCCATCGCGGAGAAGGTCAATGCCGAGGTGTGGGGCGAGGCGATGGCCGATATGCTGGTGGAAATTAAGCAGGGCAAGATCGCCGAAGGGCTCGCGGCCGGTGTCCGCGACGTGGGTGCTGTGCTGTCAGAGCACTTTCCGCGCGCAGACGACGATGTGAACGAATTGCCTGATCGCCTGATAGAGGTCTGATCCATGCACGCACCTGACCATGATGCAGCCGAGGAAATCCGCTGGCAGGGCAAATATATCACGGCAAAGCAGCGTGGCCGCTGGGAATATGTCTCGCGCAGCCGCAATATCCGGGCAGCCGCAATCCTCGCCCTGACCGACGCCGATGAAGTCCTGCTGGTCGAGCAATATCGCGTCCCACTCGGAAGCGTGTCGCTGGAACTGCCGGCCGGCCTCATCGGCGATGATGATGGAGAGGAAGACGAGGACGCGCTCGTCGCCGCTGCTCGCGAACTCGAAGAAGAAACCGGCTACCGCGCCGACCATCTCGAAGACCTGGGCAATTTCTTCTCCTCGCCCGGCATGGTCAGCGAAAGCTTCACGCTCGTCCGCGCCACCGGCCTGACCAAGGTCGGCGAAGGAGGCGGCGTCGGCGGAGAGGACATCGCCGTCCACCGCGTCAAGTTGGCCCAGATCAGGGAATTCATCGCCGCCAAGCGCCGTGAAGGTTGCGGCATCGACGTGCGCATGCTCTTGCTGTTGGCAGAGGATTTTCTGACAGGAGAGTGATGATGGCCAAGGCAGGCAGTGGACGGTGTGCAGGCAAGCTGGCGCTGGTGACAGGAGCAGCACAGGGTTTGGGACGCGCTCACGCCAAGCGCCTTGCCGAAGAAGGTGCGCGGGTCCTGTGTACCGACATCAATGGCGCCGGTGCTGAAGCAACTGCAGCCGAAATCATCGAGGAAATGGGCGCGGGCCATGCTTACGGCATCCAGCACGACGTTACCAAGCCCGATGACTGGGAGCGTGTGGTCGAAGCGGCGGATGCGGAGATCGGCGGCCTGAACGTGCTGGTGAACAACGCGGGTATCGGTGTGGCCGGAAATATCGAAACCTGCGATTTCGAGGATTGGAAGCGCTGTTTTTCGGTCAATGTGGATTCAATCTTTCACGGCTGCCAGAAGGCCCTGCCCCTCATGCGCGAACATGCGCCGGGCTCGATCATAAATATCTCGTCCATTGCGGGCCTGATCGCCAGCGACTCCATGCCGGCATATAATGCTTCGAAAGCGGCGGTGTGGATGCTGTCCAAGTCCATCGCGCTTCATTGCGCGAAAAAGCAGATGCAAATCCGCTGCAATTCGGTTCATCCGACCTTCGTGGACACGCCAATCCTTGACGGGACGGCGAAACATGCGGGGCTGGATAAGGATGTGCTGATGGATAAGCTCGCGCGGCAAATTCCGCTCAAGTTTGTTGGCGAACCGAACGATATCGCCAACGCAGTGGTCTATCTCGCCAGTGACGAGAGCCGCTTCATGACCGGTGCGGAGCTGAAGCTCGACGGCGGTATCTCGGCCATGTGAACGAATGAGGACGCGGTCTTGCCCCCGCGTCCTTTGTTAGTCTGCGATCAATCCAATCGCGAGGTAGATGAGGATGAAGCTACCGAAGCCGAGCAACGTGCCCAGGACAAACCCGACGCGAACCAGCGTGGTGTCGATCCCGAAGTAGCGGCCGATCCCGGCGCAAACACCCATCAACTTGCCATTCCGGCGGTCCAGCGAAAAGCTGCGGCTTTCGCGGACGGGATGGTCTTCGCGGAATTTGAGGTCGCTCATGCCATCACTCCAACCGGAGTAGCATTGACGATCGCCGTGGCGAAGAAAGCGGAAGTGATCATGAGCGAAGCGACAGCGGCCATAACGCGGCTACCGATGTTTTCATGGTCGAACATTATATTTGATCCTTGTATTAAAATGATTGGTTCAGGCGACCAGGCCGGTGGGCGTGGCGGGGATGATTGCGAAGGCCATGCTCAGTGCGGAAATGCCGATTGCGAAGACAGCAGCGAAAGCCTTGGTGGTGTCGAATTCAAAAGCAGACATTTGGATACTCCCTTGAGTGTTTCTGTTTCCCCCGGACTATCCGGCGGACACCAGAGTGTTTGCAACAGGCGTGCCAAACTCGAAAAGTCGCAGAATTCAGCCAATCTTAACTTCATCTGGCAGAAAGGTTTCGTTCATCAATCCGAAAGGTTGGGAAAATTTCCCAATTGTTAGAATTGGGCATTTCACTGGCGATGATCGAAGCTGCACGCTAACGCATCCCGGCCCATGCTAGAGCGCATATCCCTCACGCATTTCCGCAACCATACGGCCACCGAACTCGCTGGAACTGCGGGGTTCAACCTGCTCGTGGGAGAGAACGGCGCTGGAAAAACCAATGTGCTGGAAGCGCTGTCGCTATTGGCGTCAGGACGCGGATTAAGGCGCGCGGCGCTTGCCGATATGGTCGAATACCATGCCGGAACCGGTTTCGGGATTGGCGCGGACCTCTATCAGGACGGCGAACCGGTGCGGCTTGCCACCTATACCGAGAGTGACAACCCCGGGCGCCGCAAGGTGCGGATCAACCGGGCGGAAAGTACAGCAACTGCTCTGGGCGAATGGCTGGCCATGACCTGGCTCACACCGTCGATGGACGGGCTGTTCACCGGCCCTTCCGCGGACCGGCGCCGGTTTATTGATCGCATGGCGCTGGTGATTGATCCGGCCCATGCCGCGCACGCTTCAAGATATGAGGCCGCATTGCGTGAACGAAATCGCCTGCTGTCCGACGATCGCTTCCCCGAAACGGGATGGCTGGATGCGATTGAGGCGCAGATGGTAGAGCATGGCGGCCGCCTCATTACGGGCCGCGCCTTGCT
This genomic window contains:
- the mscL gene encoding large conductance mechanosensitive channel protein MscL encodes the protein MLNDFKEFIAKGNVMELAVAVIIAGAFATIVASMTADLIMPIVGAIFGEVDFSDKFIVLSGEVEAGMSLEAAREAGANVIAWGAFVSTVINFLILAFVIFMLVRYAKKVQARFEKEEETAAEEPAGPTEIELLQEIRDALKSGAPGAPMNGPMG
- a CDS encoding hydrolase — its product is MKPDSPPQALLDAIDADTMLREVQDWAAINTGTANISGLAKMAGVLADAFSALPGEVELVEPAQVTAISAEGREFEKPHGKHMVLRVRPNAERRFVLTGHMDTVFPVDHPFQENVWLDDETINGPGTADMKGGLNVILHTLKTFETLEGSGRVGYDVMINSDEETGSLASRGLIEELARGKYAALTYEPSALPDGTLAHARGGTGNYSITITGKSAHAGRNPHEGRNAIVAAADLVLRIKALEADDITVNPAKIEGGAANNVVPDLAILRFNIRPKSTDAMNRFDGQLDTILSAIGAEHEVGIHRHGGVTRPPKPVDAKAQALFDLVKACGAELGQQIGWKSTGGVCDGNNIAATGVPVVDTMGVRGGAIHSPDEFMIVPSLRERAALSALVLSKLSTGDHL
- a CDS encoding SDR family oxidoreductase, with amino-acid sequence MAKAGSGRCAGKLALVTGAAQGLGRAHAKRLAEEGARVLCTDINGAGAEATAAEIIEEMGAGHAYGIQHDVTKPDDWERVVEAADAEIGGLNVLVNNAGIGVAGNIETCDFEDWKRCFSVNVDSIFHGCQKALPLMREHAPGSIINISSIAGLIASDSMPAYNASKAAVWMLSKSIALHCAKKQMQIRCNSVHPTFVDTPILDGTAKHAGLDKDVLMDKLARQIPLKFVGEPNDIANAVVYLASDESRFMTGAELKLDGGISAM
- a CDS encoding TPM domain-containing protein; the protein is MRHFLAILALAGALFASPLAAQEFPELTGRVVDQADLLTPEQEAALTQKLEALETQSQRQLVIATLPDLQGYDISDYGYQLGREWGLGDAERNDGALLIVAPNDRKVRIEVGYGLEGIMTDALSSVIVQTQILPQFRDGNFPAGIEAGTDAIIQQLVLPEDEARQIAAEAGQKRESEGGFPFGMLIWFGFIFFFFILPMLSGRGRKRRYKRGPWGNTARDIVLWEVGSAIARGALSGGDDWGGGSGGGFGGGFGGGFSGGGGSFGGGGASGGW
- a CDS encoding recombination protein F, which codes for MSAFEFDTTKAFAAVFAIGISALSMAFAIIPATPTGLVA
- a CDS encoding N-succinylarginine dihydrolase; its protein translation is MNLVEINFDGIVGPSHNYAGLSLGNIASASHGGDTSYPRAAALQGIAKMRSNMELGLAQGYLLPLPRPNFDLMRNLALGAQAPRQLIAAAWSASSMWTANAATVSPAPDTADGRCHLTPANLVTMAHRAQEWRDTKAQLDIAFGDKQHFTVHDAVLPTFGDEGAANHMRFCEGHGSAGVEVFVYGRQGGKFPARQHEQASRAVARLHGLGEDNCIFIEQNPDAIEAGAFHNDVVSVANERVLFTHERAFADKQRAYDAIGAAFPALQIVEVPESAVSLEEAIRTYLFNAQLLTLPTGEMALVVPTECQESASVWAWCEHMLATNGPIRKVIPVDVKQSMANGGGPACLRLRVVADPATVDPRFMLDEAKADRIEAVVAENWPEQIDPADIGSDALAKAVIEAREALLSVLSLDTLV
- a CDS encoding NUDIX hydrolase: MHAPDHDAAEEIRWQGKYITAKQRGRWEYVSRSRNIRAAAILALTDADEVLLVEQYRVPLGSVSLELPAGLIGDDDGEEDEDALVAAARELEEETGYRADHLEDLGNFFSSPGMVSESFTLVRATGLTKVGEGGGVGGEDIAVHRVKLAQIREFIAAKRREGCGIDVRMLLLLAEDFLTGE
- the recF gene encoding DNA replication/repair protein RecF (All proteins in this family for which functions are known are DNA-binding proteins that assist the filamentation of RecA onto DNA for the initiation of recombination or recombinational repair.); amino-acid sequence: MLERISLTHFRNHTATELAGTAGFNLLVGENGAGKTNVLEALSLLASGRGLRRAALADMVEYHAGTGFGIGADLYQDGEPVRLATYTESDNPGRRKVRINRAESTATALGEWLAMTWLTPSMDGLFTGPSADRRRFIDRMALVIDPAHAAHASRYEAALRERNRLLSDDRFPETGWLDAIEAQMVEHGGRLITGRALLVDTLMGQIAHMPAEPFARPALTYVPGGADNADALSQTLFESRARDRAAQRTLSGPHRDELEVVHAAKRVPAAQSSTGEQKAMLVAITLAHAQMAVRGRSGVLLLDEVAAHLDPIRRAALFEQLSASGAQVWMTGTELAPFSTIASDAAVWRVDGGNALRL
- a CDS encoding arginine N-succinyltransferase, with translation MTFRLRAAHISDLEHLYEMAKLTGGGFTNLPADRAALTKKLERAEDAFARRDGELGDDQFTLVLENTETGQVRGTCQLFTQVGQQWPFYSYRLTTLTQHSQELDRTVRAELLSLVTDLEGSSEVGGLFLHPGERAGGLGLLLARSRYLFIAMHRSRFADRILAELRGVIDDRGGSPFWDGVAGRFFGMTFQEADYFNAINGNQFIADLMPKHPVYVAMLDEDAKKVIGVPHPSGRAAMRMLENEGFAAQGYVDIFDGGPSMTARTDQVKSVREARPAKIASTDLDIGERALLATGELGTFKSAYGMREFADDGTICIDQVCADALEVGVGDIVWSVAR
- a CDS encoding LemA family protein, which produces MTRLAGLRVTLLAAFAMALSACGINSVPTAEENAKAKWADVEAQFQRRANLIPNLVEVAQGAAENERTILTEVTNARARATSVNIDAADLGDAEKMAEFQAAQSELGQGLGRLLASFEAYPQIQSNQNFLALQSQLEGTENRIAVAIRDYNEAVRVYNTTIRTFPDIIGANIIHGAEPLIPYEAATEGAEIAPEIDMTSN
- a CDS encoding TPM domain-containing protein; protein product: MAKYLNADQHKLVSDAVASAEQATAGEIVTVLADRSDGYTDVVLLWAAALSFTVMSLFALFPLPFMNLWDSLIGGWMHEWTTGELASMTIALGLATFVATWAVQLWEPLKFSLIPRPVKMARVHAQAVKHFKVGAERRTHGRTGVLLYLSMREHRAEIVADEPIAEKVNAEVWGEAMADMLVEIKQGKIAEGLAAGVRDVGAVLSEHFPRADDDVNELPDRLIEV
- a CDS encoding PspC domain-containing protein; this translates as MSDLKFREDHPVRESRSFSLDRRNGKLMGVCAGIGRYFGIDTTLVRVGFVLGTLLGFGSFILIYLAIGLIAD